One stretch of Ptiloglossa arizonensis isolate GNS036 chromosome 7, iyPtiAriz1_principal, whole genome shotgun sequence DNA includes these proteins:
- the LOC143149683 gene encoding organic solute transporter subunit alpha, which yields MAGHIEHLGNCFRNLTCDHHYVPSAIEQIESFGAFGTGLLSFGAILSTLTLYFAVDACHNILYQKESKFYKTNAIMILSVYPVASVCSLTTMAIPRTQLLSEAVTQIFLTISLYRLYLLLVHIGLKRVTKPPPLMLKVGPCCCWPCLPFPDLQMTDANLSWLRLVVLQLPIIQGLTYCVFLFMSIEEPSLATQYGIYLQPSSVASILLGIYGLTITVKSLQEVAPEAKLHRKTTVSQMVLLFSKLQAFIVKSLPQTGLFPCNPPITPQIYANVTYNALMLIEMLLLCYAARYVYYVDLEREESTSAEATDRSKDKTVEQASSTNNNEASRQPSSTLTALDFASKFGVVPNIQLTAVREN from the exons ATGGCAGGCCACATCGAACATTTGGGGAATTGCTTTAGGAACCTCACCTGTGATCACCATTACGTTCCGTCCGCTATAGAACAAATAGAAA GTTTCGGGGCATTTGGTACAGGTCTATTGAGTTTCGGTGCGATACTCTCGACTCTGACGTTGTATTTCGCCGTGGATGCCTGCCACAATATCTTGTACCAAAAGGaatcaaaattttacaaaaccaACGCCATTATGATCCTCTCGGTGTATCCGGTGGCCAGTGTCTGCAGTCTTACAACCATGGCGATACCAAG aACCCAGTTGCTGTCAGAGGCGGTCACTCAAATCTTCCTAACGATATCCCTGTACCGGCTCTATCTGCTGCTCGTCCACATCGGTCTGAAAAGGGTCACGAAGCCGCCGCCGTTGATGCTGAAAGTCGGCCCCTGTTGCTGCTGGCCCTGTCTGCCCTTTCCGGATCTTCAAATGACCGACGCCAATTTGTCCTGGCTCAGGCTGGTAGTCCTGCAACTTCCCATTATCCag GGCTTGACGTACTGCGTGTTCCTGTTCATGTCGATCGAGGAGCCGAGCCTCGCGACGCAATACGGTATCTACCTTCAACCGTCCTCGGTGGCTAGTATACTTCTCGGAATATACGGATTGACCATTACCGTGAAGAGTCTGCAGGAAGTAGCTCCAG AGGCGAAACTCCACCGCAAGACGACGGTGTCCCAGATGGTGCTGTTGTTTTCGAAGCTGCAGGCGTTCATTGTGAAGAGTCTGCCGCAAACGGGCCTGTTTCCGTGCAATCCGCCAATTACCCCGCAAATCTATGCGAATG TTACCTACAATGCCCTGATGCTAATCGAGATGCTGCTGCTCTGCTACGCCGCGAGGTACGTTTATTACGTGGATCTGGAAAGGGAGGAGAGCACGTCGGCCGAGGCGACAGATCGGTCCAAAGACAAGACCGTGGAACAAGCGAGCTCGACGAATAACAACGAGGCCAGCAGGCAACCGTCCTCCACGCTGACCGCGCTGGATTTCGCCTCAAAGTTCGGCGTCGTACCGAATATACAATTAACCGCCGTGCGCGAGAATTAA